A single region of the Neotabrizicola shimadae genome encodes:
- a CDS encoding MarR family winged helix-turn-helix transcriptional regulator, producing the protein MEKPRDKLGLVLHDAARAMRRAFERRAVRLGLSSAQWRLLVHLWREGQATQARLAELLEIEPISVSRLVDRMETAGWVQRLPDPTDRRVRIIAPTERMAEARDEILYMADEIYGVALGGFQPAEREALMLALGRLIENLNDDEAAAVAPAREANR; encoded by the coding sequence ATGGAAAAACCGAGAGACAAGCTGGGGCTGGTGTTGCACGACGCGGCGCGCGCCATGAGACGGGCGTTCGAGCGGCGGGCTGTGCGGCTGGGGCTGTCGTCGGCGCAATGGCGCCTGCTGGTGCATCTGTGGCGTGAGGGCCAGGCCACACAGGCACGACTTGCAGAGTTGCTCGAGATCGAGCCGATCTCGGTTTCGCGGCTGGTGGACCGGATGGAGACGGCGGGGTGGGTGCAGCGACTGCCCGACCCGACCGACCGGAGGGTTCGGATCATCGCGCCGACCGAACGCATGGCCGAGGCGCGGGACGAGATCCTCTACATGGCCGACGAGATCTACGGCGTGGCGCTTGGCGGGTTCCAACCCGCCGAACGCGAGGCGCTGATGCTGGCCCTGGGCCGGCTGATCGAGAACCTGAACGATGATGAGGCCGCCGCGGTGGCGCCGGCCCGGGAAGCAAACAGATGA
- the gyrB gene encoding DNA topoisomerase (ATP-hydrolyzing) subunit B, with translation MAEPARKPAEYGADSIKVLKGLEAVRKRPGMYIGDTDDGSGLHHMVYEVVDNGIDEALAGHATAVTVTIHADDSVSVTDNGRGIPVDIHAEEGVSAAEVIMTQLHAGGKFNNTDEGGNAYKVSGGLHGVGVSVVNALSDWLELTVWRDETEYHARFEDGECTVHVHPVGTAPGMRGTRVRFFASAKTHRPDGTFSNLDYSFKTLETRLRELAFLNSGVRIVLEDLRHAEPQRVELHYDGGVREFVKYLDRSKQALIPEPIYMTGERGGIGVEVAMWWNDSYHETVLPFTNNIPQRDGGTHLAGFRGALTRTLTKYAQESGIAKREKVDFTGDDAREGLTCVLSVKVPDPKFSSQTKDKLVSSEVRPAVENLVNEKLAEWFEENPAPAKIIVGKIVEAALAREAARKARELTRRKSALDVNFLAGKLKDCSEKDPSKSEVFLVEGDSAGGSAQTGRDRRVQAILPLRGKILNVERARFDKMLSSQEIGNLVMALGTGIGRDEFDISKLRYHKVVIMTDADVDGAHIRTLLLTFFFRQMPQLVEGGYLYIAQPPLYKVARGKSEVYLKDQAALDDYLIEQGIEGAVLRLDDGQEIAGLDLARVVEGARAFRRVLEAFPTHYPRNILEQAAIAGAFDTGRADADLQAVADTVARRLDQIAVEYERGWQGRITQDHGIRLSRILRGVEELRTLDGAVLRSGEAQRLSRAAAQHRDVYRDPARLVRKDREQMIHGPIDLLKSILAEGEKGLTLQRYKGLGEMNPEQLWETTLDPEARTLLQVKVDDVAEAEDIFAKLMGDEVEPRREFIQQNALSVANLDF, from the coding sequence ATGGCCGAACCCGCCCGCAAGCCCGCCGAATACGGTGCCGATTCCATCAAGGTTCTCAAGGGGCTGGAGGCTGTCCGTAAGCGCCCCGGCATGTATATCGGCGATACCGACGATGGCTCGGGCCTGCACCACATGGTCTATGAGGTTGTCGACAACGGCATCGACGAGGCGCTGGCCGGCCACGCCACCGCCGTGACGGTCACGATCCATGCCGATGACTCCGTCTCCGTCACCGACAACGGCCGCGGCATCCCGGTGGACATCCATGCCGAAGAAGGCGTCTCGGCCGCCGAAGTCATCATGACCCAGCTGCACGCGGGCGGCAAATTCAACAACACGGATGAAGGCGGCAACGCCTACAAGGTTTCGGGCGGTCTGCACGGCGTGGGCGTTTCGGTGGTGAACGCGCTGTCCGACTGGCTGGAACTGACCGTTTGGCGCGACGAAACCGAATACCACGCCCGGTTTGAAGATGGCGAATGCACCGTCCATGTTCATCCGGTCGGGACGGCCCCCGGAATGCGCGGCACCCGCGTGCGCTTCTTCGCCTCGGCCAAGACGCACCGGCCCGACGGCACGTTCTCGAACCTCGACTACAGCTTCAAGACGCTGGAAACCCGCCTGCGCGAACTGGCCTTCCTGAATTCGGGCGTGCGCATCGTGCTGGAAGACCTGCGCCATGCCGAACCGCAGCGTGTTGAACTTCACTACGACGGCGGCGTGCGCGAGTTCGTGAAGTATCTCGACCGTTCCAAGCAGGCGCTCATCCCCGAACCGATCTACATGACGGGCGAGCGTGGCGGAATCGGCGTGGAAGTGGCGATGTGGTGGAACGACAGCTACCACGAGACTGTGCTGCCCTTCACCAACAACATCCCGCAGCGCGACGGCGGCACCCACCTGGCCGGCTTCCGCGGCGCGTTGACCCGCACGCTCACGAAATACGCGCAGGAATCCGGCATCGCCAAGCGCGAGAAGGTCGATTTCACCGGCGATGACGCCCGCGAAGGGCTGACCTGCGTGCTGTCGGTCAAGGTTCCCGATCCGAAGTTCTCCAGCCAGACCAAGGACAAGCTGGTTTCAAGCGAGGTTCGCCCTGCCGTCGAGAACCTGGTGAACGAGAAGCTCGCCGAATGGTTCGAGGAAAACCCCGCCCCCGCCAAGATCATCGTGGGCAAGATCGTCGAGGCCGCTCTGGCGCGCGAGGCCGCCCGCAAGGCCCGCGAACTGACCCGCCGCAAGTCGGCGCTGGATGTGAACTTCCTGGCCGGCAAGCTGAAGGATTGTTCGGAAAAGGATCCCTCCAAGTCCGAGGTCTTCCTTGTCGAGGGCGACAGCGCCGGTGGTTCCGCCCAGACCGGCCGGGACCGCCGCGTCCAGGCGATCCTGCCGCTGCGAGGCAAGATCCTGAACGTCGAACGCGCAAGGTTTGACAAGATGCTGTCCAGCCAGGAAATCGGCAACCTGGTGATGGCGCTTGGCACCGGCATCGGCCGGGACGAATTCGACATCTCGAAGCTTCGCTACCACAAAGTCGTCATCATGACCGACGCCGACGTGGACGGTGCGCATATCCGCACGCTGCTGCTGACCTTCTTCTTCCGCCAGATGCCGCAGCTCGTCGAAGGTGGATACCTCTACATCGCCCAGCCGCCGCTTTACAAAGTGGCGCGCGGCAAGTCCGAGGTCTATCTGAAAGACCAGGCCGCGCTGGATGACTACCTGATCGAGCAGGGTATTGAAGGGGCTGTTCTGCGCTTGGATGACGGGCAGGAAATTGCGGGGCTGGATCTGGCGCGCGTGGTCGAAGGTGCCCGCGCCTTCCGCCGCGTTCTGGAGGCCTTCCCCACCCACTACCCGCGCAACATCCTCGAACAGGCGGCAATCGCCGGCGCCTTCGACACGGGCCGCGCAGATGCCGACCTTCAGGCTGTTGCCGATACCGTCGCCCGTCGCCTGGACCAGATCGCGGTGGAATACGAACGCGGCTGGCAAGGCCGCATCACGCAAGACCACGGCATCCGCCTGTCCCGAATCCTGCGCGGTGTTGAGGAATTGCGCACCCTCGATGGCGCCGTCCTGCGCTCGGGCGAGGCGCAGCGCCTGTCCCGCGCTGCCGCCCAGCATCGCGACGTCTACCGCGATCCCGCACGGCTGGTCCGCAAGGACCGCGAACAGATGATCCATGGCCCCATTGACCTGTTGAAGTCGATCCTCGCCGAAGGCGAGAAGGGCCTCACGCTCCAGCGCTACAAGGGCCTTGGAGAGATGAACCCCGAACAGCTTTGGGAAACCACGCTCGACCCCGAGGCGCGGACGCTCCTTCAGGTCAAGGTCGACGACGTGGCCGAAGCCGAAGACATCTTCGCGAAGCTGATGGGCGATGAGGTAGAACCCCGGCGCGAGTTCATCCAGCAGAACGCCCTCAGCGTGGCCAATCTGGATTTCTGA
- a CDS encoding LysE family translocator — protein MTITAAQLGLYALGMAGLWAVPGPVWMALIARALSGGFAAAWPLAVGVALGDLFWPLAAILGLGWIDTVWGDVLSVLRWAAAAIFIAMGILLIRKPAAAISADSRLTKPGLWAGFSVGVAAVIGNPKAILFYMGALPGFFTLSTLTPLDITLIIAVSALIPMAGNLALAWFLDRARQLLSSPAAIRRLNVTSGCLLVLVGLVIPFV, from the coding sequence ATGACGATCACCGCGGCACAGCTTGGCCTCTACGCGCTTGGCATGGCCGGCCTCTGGGCCGTGCCCGGCCCGGTCTGGATGGCGCTCATCGCCCGTGCCCTTTCGGGCGGGTTCGCGGCGGCATGGCCCCTGGCCGTGGGCGTGGCCCTGGGCGACCTCTTCTGGCCGCTTGCCGCGATCCTCGGCCTGGGCTGGATCGACACGGTCTGGGGCGATGTCCTGTCCGTGCTGCGCTGGGCTGCCGCCGCGATCTTCATTGCCATGGGCATCCTCCTGATCCGCAAACCCGCCGCCGCGATTTCCGCCGACAGCCGGCTGACGAAACCCGGCCTTTGGGCGGGCTTTTCGGTGGGCGTCGCAGCGGTGATCGGCAACCCGAAGGCGATCCTGTTCTACATGGGCGCGCTGCCTGGCTTCTTCACCCTCTCGACGCTCACGCCGCTGGATATCACGCTCATCATCGCCGTCTCGGCGCTGATCCCCATGGCCGGCAACCTGGCCCTCGCCTGGTTCCTTGACCGGGCGCGTCAGCTCCTGTCCTCGCCCGCCGCGATCCGCCGGCTGAACGTCACGTCAGGCTGTCTGCTCGTCCTGGTCGGGCTGGTGATTCCCTTCGTCTGA
- a CDS encoding HlyD family secretion protein, translating into MNAQTDLTKEAAAAISAPDGTASPAKPKRRIGRTALMLAVPVVLALGGGVYWVTSGRYETTENAALHQARITVASDLSGRVVRLAVHDNQPVKAGDLLFQVDPEPWQLALSDAQVAVESARLTVEQLKVAYDQAQAQARVAAENAAYAQDELNRQKELTAKGVASTTALEDAQHAANLASEQAEVANKAVANALAALGDPTQAVDSHPKVRAALVALDKAKYNLGLTEVHAPENGIVYQASSFREGQMVTAGSPLFTLVANRDAWVEANFKETQLTGIAVGQPAEIVFDVRPDERFSGTVEAIGAGTGAEFSLLPAQNATGNWVKVTQRVPVRIKLDDPAAAADLSSGMSATVDVDTGRGMSLSDLAGLVKS; encoded by the coding sequence ATGAACGCGCAAACAGATCTGACGAAGGAAGCCGCAGCGGCCATTTCCGCGCCCGACGGCACGGCGTCACCCGCAAAGCCCAAACGGCGCATTGGTCGCACGGCTCTGATGCTGGCGGTTCCGGTTGTGCTTGCGCTTGGGGGCGGGGTCTACTGGGTGACGTCCGGGCGCTATGAGACGACCGAGAACGCGGCGCTGCACCAGGCCCGGATCACCGTGGCATCGGACCTGTCGGGGCGCGTGGTCCGGCTTGCCGTGCATGACAACCAACCCGTGAAGGCCGGGGATCTGCTGTTTCAGGTGGACCCAGAACCCTGGCAACTGGCCTTGAGCGATGCGCAGGTGGCGGTGGAGTCCGCGCGGCTGACGGTCGAACAACTGAAGGTGGCCTACGACCAGGCGCAGGCCCAGGCGCGGGTGGCGGCCGAGAATGCCGCCTATGCGCAGGACGAGTTGAATCGGCAGAAGGAGCTGACGGCCAAGGGGGTCGCCTCGACCACCGCGCTGGAAGATGCGCAGCATGCGGCGAACCTGGCGTCGGAGCAGGCCGAAGTGGCGAACAAGGCCGTGGCCAATGCGCTGGCGGCCCTGGGCGACCCGACGCAGGCGGTGGACAGCCACCCGAAGGTGCGGGCGGCCCTCGTGGCGCTGGACAAGGCGAAGTACAATCTGGGCCTGACCGAGGTTCATGCCCCCGAGAATGGCATCGTCTATCAGGCCTCTTCCTTTCGCGAGGGGCAGATGGTGACAGCGGGATCGCCGCTGTTCACTTTGGTGGCGAACCGGGATGCCTGGGTCGAGGCCAATTTCAAGGAAACCCAGCTGACCGGGATCGCGGTGGGCCAGCCGGCCGAGATCGTCTTCGACGTGCGACCGGACGAGCGCTTTTCCGGCACGGTCGAGGCCATCGGCGCAGGCACCGGGGCAGAGTTTTCGCTGCTGCCGGCGCAGAATGCGACCGGCAACTGGGTGAAGGTCACTCAGCGCGTGCCGGTGCGGATCAAGCTCGACGATCCGGCGGCGGCGGCAGATCTGTCTTCGGGCATGAGCGCGACGGTTGACGTGGATACCGGGCGCGGCATGTCGCTGTCTGATCTGGCGGGGCTTGTGAAATCATGA
- a CDS encoding ABC transporter permease, translated as MARSHSVRHQRGFTFIALTCFFLLYLPMATMVVFAFNAGTTVGQLDGLSLRWFRAAWENDRIIDALLRSLTIAPIAAVIATAVATMAALATTRTAPYRGMSLKVAFINQPLMVPEIVTAVALLVVFARIKVWTGYTGLGYLIAAHTAFCVPFAFLPIRARLETMDLTLERAAADLYARPWATFRHITLPLLWPGILAGFMLAFVVSLDDVVITEFIKSAGQETLPTYMLGQLRRSVTPEMNAISTVFLGVSIAVVSLFFLLSRKKT; from the coding sequence ATGGCTAGGTCCCATTCCGTCCGCCACCAGCGCGGCTTCACCTTCATTGCGCTGACCTGCTTCTTCCTTCTGTACCTGCCGATGGCCACGATGGTGGTCTTTGCCTTCAACGCGGGCACCACCGTCGGACAACTCGACGGCCTGTCTCTGCGCTGGTTCCGAGCCGCCTGGGAAAACGACCGCATCATCGACGCGCTCCTGCGTTCGCTGACCATCGCCCCCATCGCCGCGGTCATCGCCACAGCCGTGGCCACCATGGCGGCCCTCGCGACCACACGCACCGCGCCTTATCGCGGCATGTCGCTGAAGGTCGCCTTCATCAACCAGCCGCTCATGGTGCCGGAAATCGTCACCGCCGTGGCGCTGCTCGTGGTCTTCGCCCGCATCAAGGTCTGGACGGGCTACACCGGCCTTGGCTACCTGATTGCCGCCCACACCGCCTTCTGCGTGCCCTTCGCCTTCCTGCCGATCCGTGCCCGGCTGGAAACCATGGATCTCACGCTGGAACGCGCCGCCGCCGACCTCTACGCGCGGCCCTGGGCCACGTTCCGCCACATCACTCTGCCGCTTCTGTGGCCCGGCATCCTTGCGGGCTTCATGCTGGCCTTCGTCGTCTCGCTCGACGATGTGGTCATCACCGAATTCATCAAGTCCGCCGGCCAGGAGACCCTGCCCACCTACATGCTGGGCCAGCTCCGCCGCAGCGTCACACCCGAGATGAACGCCATCTCGACCGTTTTCCTCGGCGTCTCGATCGCCGTCGTCAGCCTGTTCTTCCTTCTCAGCCGCAAGAAGACCTGA
- a CDS encoding VOC family protein produces the protein MTPQRVTLITLGVADLPAARAFYARLGWHEHVESQPGIAFFQLAGQALALFGRAELAADQGRPGATLGTGAVTLAQNFGTEAEVDAAFAAALEAGATALKAPEKVFWGGYSGYWADPDGHVWEVAMNPFWPLSEDGTLTLPNAG, from the coding sequence ATGACCCCTCAGCGCGTCACCCTGATCACGCTTGGCGTGGCCGATCTGCCCGCCGCGCGTGCCTTCTATGCCCGGCTCGGCTGGCATGAGCATGTCGAAAGCCAGCCGGGCATTGCCTTCTTCCAGCTTGCAGGCCAAGCACTCGCCCTGTTCGGTCGCGCCGAACTGGCCGCCGATCAGGGCCGGCCCGGTGCCACGCTTGGCACGGGCGCCGTGACGCTGGCCCAGAACTTCGGCACCGAGGCCGAGGTCGACGCCGCCTTTGCAGCCGCGCTGGAGGCAGGGGCAACCGCGCTGAAGGCGCCTGAGAAAGTGTTCTGGGGCGGCTACTCCGGCTATTGGGCCGATCCTGACGGTCATGTCTGGGAAGTGGCGATGAACCCGTTCTGGCCGTTGTCCGAAGACGGCACACTGACGCTGCCAAATGCGGGTTGA
- a CDS encoding DHA2 family efflux MFS transporter permease subunit has protein sequence MTAASAPAAEVPHKGLITLAIMLATIMQVLDTTIANVALPSMVGDLGASQDTITWVLTSYIVAAAVMTPVTGWLSDRIGKRELFLASIAGFVATSLLCGLAWNLPSMVVFRLLQGVFGAAIVPLSQTFLLDINPREKAGQAMALWGAGIMVGPIIGPTLGGWLTESYNWRWVFLINLPVGIIAFLGSAAYLPKSTTRPRSFDFFGFAMLSLGIGALQMMLDRGGEVDWFSATETWIYLFLTITGFWVFAIHIATNERPFLDPHMFRDRNFVTGLVFIFVIGIILLASLALLPPMLSRIFGHSAISTGLVMAPRGVGTMVSMLVVGRLVRKVDARFLVVLGLLLTALSLYLMTGFTPQMDDRLVIWTGVIQGLGLGLVFVPLSTVAFATIDAKYRADATSLFSLVRNIGSSIGISIVTAMLTRNVQINHAELAEKMSPWNPALKAALPKAAAGDPASLMYLDQVVNLQGLMVAYVDDFKLMMVITLAAIPLALLLKKPEATARPVAVHAD, from the coding sequence ATGACCGCGGCCTCTGCCCCCGCGGCGGAGGTGCCACACAAGGGCCTGATCACGCTGGCAATCATGCTGGCGACGATCATGCAGGTGCTGGACACCACCATCGCAAACGTCGCACTGCCCTCGATGGTCGGCGATCTTGGCGCGAGCCAGGACACGATCACCTGGGTGCTGACGAGCTATATCGTGGCGGCAGCGGTGATGACGCCGGTTACGGGCTGGCTTTCGGACCGGATTGGCAAGCGCGAGTTGTTCCTTGCGTCGATCGCCGGCTTCGTGGCGACCTCGCTGCTGTGCGGCCTGGCATGGAACCTGCCGTCGATGGTGGTGTTCCGCCTGTTGCAGGGCGTGTTCGGTGCAGCTATCGTGCCCCTGTCGCAGACGTTCCTTCTGGACATCAACCCGCGCGAGAAGGCCGGCCAAGCCATGGCCCTGTGGGGCGCGGGCATCATGGTAGGCCCGATCATCGGCCCGACGCTCGGCGGCTGGCTGACGGAATCCTACAACTGGCGCTGGGTCTTCCTGATCAACCTGCCGGTGGGGATCATCGCCTTCCTGGGCTCGGCCGCCTATTTGCCGAAAAGCACGACCCGGCCGCGCAGCTTTGACTTCTTCGGCTTTGCCATGCTGTCCCTGGGCATCGGCGCCCTTCAGATGATGCTGGACCGCGGCGGCGAGGTGGACTGGTTCTCGGCCACGGAAACCTGGATCTATCTGTTCCTGACGATCACCGGGTTCTGGGTCTTTGCCATACACATCGCCACGAACGAGCGGCCCTTTCTGGACCCACACATGTTCCGGGACCGCAACTTCGTGACCGGGCTGGTCTTCATCTTCGTGATCGGGATCATCCTGCTTGCCTCGCTGGCCCTGTTGCCGCCGATGCTGTCGCGCATCTTCGGGCATTCGGCGATCTCGACCGGGTTGGTCATGGCGCCGCGCGGGGTGGGGACCATGGTCTCGATGCTGGTGGTCGGGCGGCTGGTGCGTAAGGTGGATGCGCGGTTCCTGGTCGTGCTGGGGCTTCTGCTGACCGCTTTGTCCCTGTACCTCATGACCGGCTTCACGCCACAGATGGATGACCGCCTGGTGATCTGGACAGGCGTGATCCAGGGCCTTGGGCTGGGTTTGGTCTTCGTGCCCTTGTCCACAGTGGCCTTTGCCACCATCGACGCAAAGTACCGCGCGGACGCGACCAGCCTGTTCAGCCTGGTGCGCAACATCGGTTCGTCCATCGGCATTTCCATCGTGACGGCGATGTTGACTCGCAACGTTCAGATCAATCACGCCGAACTGGCCGAGAAGATGTCCCCCTGGAACCCGGCGCTGAAGGCGGCTTTGCCCAAGGCGGCCGCGGGGGACCCGGCCAGCCTGATGTATCTGGATCAGGTTGTGAACCTGCAGGGGCTGATGGTGGCCTATGTGGATGACTTCAAGCTGATGATGGTCATCACATTGGCAGCGATCCCGCTGGCACTGCTGCTGAAGAAGCCCGAAGCGACGGCCAGGCCGGTGGCGGTTCACGCCGATTGA
- a CDS encoding ABC transporter permease: MPTAAEIATLESRRATRMRWWLSTPALAVVFLFAVAPLAVIVLYSFMEKGDYGDVKYWQFSLDGWFSVFFERGLFDDSIGIAQAHVSILWRSVKLAAITTLVTLLIGFPTAWFIATRPERQRDFWLFLITIPFWTNLLIRTFAIQEVFRNEGVLNSLLLWTGLIDKPFQIMFTDLGIFLGMAYVYLPLMVLPVYASLEKFDFRFAEAASDLYATNSRTLCHIILPMTRPAIIAGCILVFIPALGAYVTPRLLGGGKNLMLGNLIELQFGQARNWPLGAALSLTLTAAVMLALLVYVRVAAKSGGRAHG, translated from the coding sequence ATGCCCACAGCCGCCGAAATCGCCACGCTGGAATCCCGCCGCGCCACCCGGATGCGCTGGTGGCTTTCCACCCCCGCTCTCGCCGTGGTCTTCCTCTTCGCCGTCGCGCCGCTGGCCGTGATTGTCCTCTATTCCTTCATGGAGAAGGGCGATTACGGCGATGTGAAATACTGGCAGTTCTCGCTGGACGGCTGGTTCTCGGTCTTCTTCGAACGCGGGCTCTTCGACGACAGCATCGGCATCGCCCAGGCTCATGTCAGCATCCTGTGGCGCTCGGTGAAGCTGGCCGCGATCACCACCCTCGTCACGCTGCTCATCGGCTTTCCCACCGCCTGGTTCATCGCCACCCGGCCCGAACGTCAGCGTGATTTCTGGCTGTTCCTCATCACCATCCCGTTCTGGACGAACCTCCTGATCCGCACCTTCGCCATCCAGGAGGTGTTCCGCAACGAAGGCGTCCTGAACAGCCTGCTTCTGTGGACCGGGCTCATCGACAAGCCCTTCCAGATCATGTTCACCGACCTCGGCATCTTCCTCGGCATGGCCTATGTCTACCTGCCGCTCATGGTGCTGCCGGTCTACGCGAGCCTCGAAAAATTCGACTTCCGCTTCGCCGAGGCCGCCTCCGACCTATACGCCACCAACAGCCGCACGCTCTGTCACATCATCCTGCCGATGACGCGGCCCGCCATCATCGCCGGCTGCATCCTCGTCTTCATCCCCGCGCTTGGCGCCTATGTCACGCCGCGCCTCCTGGGGGGCGGCAAGAACCTCATGCTCGGCAACCTGATCGAGCTTCAGTTCGGCCAGGCCCGCAACTGGCCACTTGGCGCCGCCCTGTCGCTGACACTGACCGCCGCCGTCATGCTGGCGCTTCTCGTCTATGTCCGCGTCGCCGCGAAATCCGGAGGGCGCGCCCATGGCTAG
- a CDS encoding GNAT family N-acetyltransferase produces the protein MRVERIPEWALTQTVEAQVVALLARTFTTDFGGRSFFQQRHHLRLLAFDGDALVGHIAMLWRAVRLDDRLVTIAGLAEVATDPDRRGEGIAGRLLALAIAEAKASNAAFLTLFGTAGLYAAAGFREVHNRLKWVGMDGARLGDVHHAHARHLMVLPLGAQKWDDAAELDLIGNQF, from the coding sequence ATGCGGGTTGAGCGCATCCCCGAATGGGCGTTGACTCAAACGGTCGAGGCGCAGGTCGTGGCCCTGCTTGCCCGCACCTTCACCACCGATTTCGGCGGGCGCAGCTTCTTCCAGCAGCGCCACCACCTGCGCCTTCTGGCTTTCGATGGAGATGCCCTCGTCGGCCACATCGCCATGCTTTGGCGTGCAGTCCGGCTGGATGACAGGCTTGTCACCATCGCGGGCCTCGCCGAAGTCGCCACCGACCCGGACCGCCGCGGCGAAGGGATCGCCGGCCGCCTTCTCGCCCTGGCCATCGCCGAGGCCAAGGCCTCCAACGCCGCGTTCCTGACCCTGTTCGGAACGGCGGGTCTCTATGCCGCGGCAGGCTTTCGCGAGGTGCACAACCGCCTGAAGTGGGTGGGGATGGACGGCGCACGACTGGGCGACGTCCACCACGCGCACGCCCGGCACCTCATGGTCCTTCCGCTTGGCGCGCAGAAATGGGATGACGCCGCCGAACTCGACCTGATAGGAAACCAGTTCTGA
- a CDS encoding ABC transporter ATP-binding protein — protein sequence MAPDSPAIEVMDVAKAFGEARALDGVSVAIRENEFFTLLGPSGCGKTTLLRLIAGFDFPTTGEIRLHGQDIAGQPPFARPVNTVFQSYALFPHMTVEQNIGFGLKMLGKPRAQAAERVNQMLALVRMESFRTRRTSQLSGGQQQRVALARALAPAPRVLLLDEPLSALDYKLRKEMQGELKRLQTETGITFIFVTHDQEEALTMSDRIAVMSGGRILQVGSPRDIYDHPRTRFVADFIGEVNFLAGTLVTTYGTAGRVRLAVGGEVQAGLPDTAPPSGPVTVIVRPEHAELRAPDQPADLRGTLDQVVYFGTDTHLHVRLSDGSEFVLRQQNSPGGDLGLAPGAGVGIAFKPGAARVLKD from the coding sequence ATGGCACCGGATTCCCCGGCGATCGAGGTCATGGATGTGGCCAAGGCCTTCGGAGAGGCGCGCGCGCTCGATGGCGTCTCGGTCGCCATCCGCGAAAACGAATTCTTCACGCTGCTCGGCCCCTCGGGCTGCGGCAAGACCACGCTTCTGCGGCTGATCGCGGGCTTCGACTTTCCAACCACCGGCGAAATCCGCCTGCACGGTCAGGATATCGCGGGCCAGCCGCCCTTTGCGCGGCCCGTGAACACCGTGTTCCAAAGCTATGCGCTGTTTCCGCACATGACGGTCGAACAGAACATCGGCTTCGGCCTCAAGATGCTGGGCAAGCCGCGCGCCCAGGCCGCCGAACGGGTCAACCAGATGCTTGCGCTGGTGCGGATGGAAAGCTTTCGCACCCGCCGCACGTCCCAGCTTTCCGGCGGCCAGCAGCAGCGCGTCGCGCTGGCCCGGGCGCTGGCGCCCGCGCCGCGCGTCCTTCTGCTGGACGAACCGCTGTCCGCCCTGGACTACAAGCTGCGCAAGGAAATGCAGGGCGAGCTGAAGCGGCTCCAGACCGAGACCGGCATCACCTTCATCTTCGTCACCCACGACCAGGAAGAAGCCCTCACGATGTCCGACCGCATCGCCGTCATGTCGGGCGGGCGCATCCTGCAGGTCGGCTCCCCGCGCGACATCTACGACCACCCGCGTACCCGCTTCGTGGCCGATTTCATCGGCGAAGTGAACTTCCTCGCCGGCACCCTTGTCACCACCTATGGCACCGCGGGCCGCGTCCGCCTCGCCGTAGGGGGCGAGGTCCAGGCGGGTCTGCCCGATACCGCGCCGCCGTCCGGCCCCGTCACCGTGATCGTGCGCCCCGAACATGCCGAGCTGCGCGCCCCCGACCAGCCCGCTGACCTGCGCGGAACGCTGGATCAGGTGGTCTATTTCGGCACCGACACCCACCTGCACGTCCGCCTTTCCGACGGGTCGGAGTTTGTCCTGCGCCAGCAGAACAGCCCCGGCGGCGACCTCGGGCTGGCACCGGGGGCAGGGGTCGGCATCGCCTTCAAGCCGGGCGCCGCCCGCGTGCTGAAGGACTGA